A single genomic interval of Rosistilla ulvae harbors:
- a CDS encoding transposase — protein MITQADILGHTNEHTSAIQLLRSVVLEGRMVTSDAVICQRDICRHITDSGGDYLVAVKDNQPELKETIESEFRSGRSPLQRTRSATAA, from the coding sequence GTGATCACTCAGGCAGACATACTAGGTCATACCAATGAACACACGTCGGCGATTCAGCTTTTGCGCAGCGTTGTCTTGGAGGGACGAATGGTGACGTCCGACGCAGTGATTTGCCAGCGGGATATCTGCAGACATATTACCGATTCTGGGGGGGATTACCTGGTCGCTGTGAAAGACAATCAACCAGAGCTGAAGGAGACCATTGAGTCGGAATTCAGGTCTGGCCGCTCCCCCCTGCAGCGAACACGTTCGGCAACAGCAGCTTGA
- a CDS encoding DUF6933 domain-containing protein, whose product MILRLSQKLNTKIKTGKLVEMPLDENPYADWSCHLFTADRTQYIILTNTASFYSCLMNGRGITDGSTFVAQALDAIRDFATGDGKQTVYRKYIAPSNGTISFAKALNRSVTGSMSDHIHAAKFMLEDDMALSEIGNRLNETPMSALNGPDGRKYGFPKVVFSKLVDQIGDD is encoded by the coding sequence ATGATCCTGCGACTTTCTCAAAAACTGAACACGAAGATCAAAACAGGGAAGTTGGTCGAGATGCCGCTGGATGAAAATCCCTACGCCGATTGGTCGTGTCATCTCTTCACCGCTGATCGCACCCAGTACATCATCTTGACGAATACGGCTTCGTTCTATTCGTGTCTTATGAACGGCCGTGGAATCACGGACGGCAGCACCTTTGTAGCGCAAGCTTTGGACGCGATTCGGGATTTTGCGACCGGCGACGGCAAGCAAACTGTTTACCGGAAATATATCGCTCCATCGAACGGGACGATCAGCTTCGCCAAAGCTCTAAACCGCTCCGTCACTGGATCGATGAGTGACCACATCCATGCGGCCAAGTTCATGCTCGAAGACGATATGGCGCTGAGCGAAATTGGTAATCGCTTGAATGAGACGCCGATGTCCGCACTAAACGGCCCCGATGGGCGGAAGTACGGCTTTCCCAAAGTCGTGTTTTCGAAGCTCGTGGATCAGATCGGCGATGATTGA
- a CDS encoding ISAs1 family transposase, with the protein MEIRGIETSNRLVGHVDWPGFAQAIRLTRTRILGGVRQTEISYAITSVDRERTDARDLLKFVRGHWGIENRLHWGRDVAMGEDKCRARTAAIPQNLAALRNATLTLVRSKGHNAITSP; encoded by the coding sequence GTGGAGATCCGCGGGATCGAAACCAGCAACCGTCTTGTCGGCCACGTCGACTGGCCCGGCTTTGCGCAAGCGATTCGCCTCACGCGGACTCGCATTCTCGGTGGCGTACGCCAGACGGAAATCAGCTATGCGATCACCAGCGTTGATCGCGAGCGTACTGATGCACGCGATCTTCTAAAGTTCGTTCGAGGTCATTGGGGAATCGAGAATCGCCTTCACTGGGGTCGCGACGTTGCGATGGGCGAAGACAAGTGTCGAGCTCGAACCGCCGCGATTCCCCAAAACCTCGCAGCTCTTCGAAATGCCACGCTGACACTGGTTCGGTCGAAAGGTCATAACGCGATCACATCACCCTAA